A window of Paenibacillus sp. 19GGS1-52 contains these coding sequences:
- the thyA gene encoding thymidylate synthase — MRKYLELLQDILDHGSAKSDRTGTGTYSVFGRQLRFDLAEGFPLMTTKRIHLKSVVHELLWFLKGETNTAYLKANGVSIWDEWADENGELGPVYGSQWRAWESADGRHIDQITNVIEAIKNNPDSRRHIVSAWNVGEIDQMKLPPCHFVFQFYVADGKLSCMLTMRSVDSFLGLPFNIASYALLTHMVAQQTGLEVGEFIWSGGDVHIYTNHLEQVATQLTREPYELPKLVISRKPDTIFDYNFDDFAFTDYVYHPAIKAPVAI; from the coding sequence TTGCGTAAATATTTGGAGTTACTTCAGGATATATTGGATCATGGCAGTGCAAAAAGTGACCGGACAGGAACTGGTACTTACTCTGTCTTTGGTCGCCAGCTTCGGTTTGACCTGGCTGAGGGTTTTCCACTAATGACTACTAAACGTATTCATCTGAAATCAGTTGTGCATGAGTTGCTGTGGTTTCTGAAGGGCGAGACGAATACCGCTTATTTGAAGGCGAATGGTGTCTCCATCTGGGATGAGTGGGCGGATGAGAATGGTGAACTTGGACCGGTATATGGTTCACAGTGGCGGGCTTGGGAGAGTGCCGACGGTCGCCATATCGATCAGATCACGAATGTGATCGAAGCCATCAAGAACAACCCGGATTCGCGACGTCACATCGTCAGTGCCTGGAATGTTGGCGAGATTGACCAGATGAAGCTACCACCTTGCCATTTTGTATTTCAGTTTTATGTTGCAGATGGCAAACTTTCCTGTATGCTGACGATGCGTTCCGTGGACTCCTTTCTGGGGTTGCCTTTTAACATTGCTAGTTATGCACTGCTGACCCATATGGTCGCACAGCAGACAGGACTTGAGGTTGGTGAATTTATCTGGTCGGGTGGAGATGTGCACATTTATACCAATCATCTCGAACAGGTGGCAACTCAATTAACGAGAGAGCCTTATGAACTACCAAAGCTGGTTATAAGCAGAAAGCCGGATACTATTTTTGACTACAACTTCGATGACTTTGCATTTACAGATTACGTCTATCACCCGGCGATCAAAGCGCCAGTAGCGATATAG